A genome region from Solanum pennellii chromosome 12, SPENNV200 includes the following:
- the LOC107006427 gene encoding glutathione S-transferase L1-like, with translation MSPSLCQYAAHTTCTPSIKAPKILVFIASHIQNLLSPLPFKKKQLSMASPSVQDLLPPSLDSTSQPPSLFDGTTRLYINYQCPYSQRVWITRNVKGLQDMIKLVPIDLQNRPDWYKEKVYPKNKVPSLEHNNKVTGESLVLVKYVDCNFEGPSFLPDDQEKQKFAEELIAYSDTTFVPEVYRSFAKDARTLAGAQFDYLEKALHKFDDGPFFLGQFSQVDITYAPFIERFHVFMPEGFNYDITTGRPKLAKWIEEMNNLDGYKQTKVLEQEKMVEYYKNRFLLKA, from the exons ATGAGCCCTTCACTTTGTCAATATGCTGCTCACACAACCTGTACTCCTTCTATAAAAGCTCCCAAAATTCTTGTTTTCATCGCTTCACATATCCAGAATCTTCTAAGTCCTCTTCCAttcaagaaaaaacaattatCAATGGCTTCTCC GAGTGTACAAGACCTTCTACCACCATCTCTGGATTCTACTTCCCAACCCCCATCACTCTTTGATGGAACTACCAG GTTGTATATCAATTATCAATGCCCCTATTCTCAACGTGTGTGGATTACAAGGAATGTTAAG GGTTTACAAGACATGATCAAGTTAGTTCCAATTGATCTTCAGAATAGGCCTGATTGGTACAAGGAAAAAGTTTACCCCAAAAATAAG GTGCCTTCCCTAGAGCACAACAACAAAGTGACGGGAGAGAGTTTGGTTCTGGTTAAATATGTTGATTGTAACTTTGAAGGACCATCATTCTTGCCGGAT GACCAGGAAAAGCAAAAATTTGCTGAAGAATTGATAGCTTATAGTGACACTACATTCGTCCCGGAAGTATACAGATCGTTCGCAAAAGATGCACGGACACTGGCTG GTGCACAATTTGATTACCTAGAAAAAGCTCTCCACAAATTCGACGATGGGCCTTTCTTCCTTGGTCAATTCAGTCAG GTTGACATAACATATGCTCCATTTATCGAAAGGTTCCATGTTTTTATGCCAGAGGGGTTTAACTATGACATCACAACCGGGAGGCCTAAGCTAGCCAAGTGGATTGAG GAAATGAACAATCTTGACGGATACAAGCAAACAAAAGTCTTGGAACAAGAGAAAATGGTTGAGTACTACAAGAATCGCTTTCTGCTG AAAGCTTGA